AGACCCTCGGGTTGGAATTAAAAGGAAACGGCGAACAGGAAGTAATCGGCATCGGTGATATCGAAAATCATTCCCATGTTCAAGCGGATAAAATTTATTATTTCGAAGCGAAGAAGTATCTCAGCTCAAATCCGAAAGCAAAGCAGGTTCAAATCGCATTGACGATTCCTTCTTTAGCTTCCGAATTCCCATCGGCTTTGATTGTTCCCGAAGGCCAAGCGAGATTGAAGTTTATCGAATTACTTTCTCTTTTTGAGAGAAAGCCCGAACGAACTCCTTTCATTTCTACAAAGGCGAGTATTCATCCAAGCGCAAAGATCGGTAAGAATGTTACGATCCTGGATTTTGTCGTGATCCAAGAAAACGCAGAGATCGGAGACGATTGTCAAATATTTCCGAACGTCGTAATCGAAAGCGGAGTTAAGATCGGCGAAGGAACGATTCTAAAATCCGGCGTGATCGTCTCATATAATTGTATATTAGGAAAACATAATTTAATTCATGCAAATACTGTGATCGGCGCGGATGGATTCGGATTTTTTGACAAAGGCGGAGTCCGTTACAAGGTTCCACAAATCGGAATTTCAGTGATCGGAGATTATGTGGAAATGGGTGCTTGTTGTACTGTGGATCGAGCCACTATCGAAACTACTTCCGTCGGGAATCACACAAAATTTGACGATCACGTGCACATTGCTCATAACTGTAGGGTTGGAAACTATGTTTTTATCGCAGGTGGTACGGTCCTCGCCGGTTCGGTTACGCTTGAAGACGGCGTCATCATGGGTGGGCAAGCTGCGGTTGCGGAAGGAATCACGATGAAGAAGGGATCGATTCTTATGGGAATGTCCGGACTCACCGAAGACAGTACCGAAAAAGTCGCTTACTTCGGAATTCCCGCAAAACCCGCGTTAGAGATGCATCGAATTCATTCTTCTATGGCTAAGTTGCCCGAACTCGTGAGAGAACATAGAAGTCGAAACAAGAGTTGATTCGTTATTCTTTTTTTTAAATCGAAAACGCTCTTGCCGTTAAACGAAAAAGATCGTTTCCGATAAATCGAAGGATTCCGAAGTAAGGATTGTATCTGGTTTTCAATTTCTGAGATTGGTAAAAGGGGTTACTCCTTTATGCAATCCAAGACTAGCACAAAATTCTATTTTTTATTAGTGATCTCTATGGTTTCATGGGGTTTTGCCTGGCCTTCCGCCAAATTGATCGTTGCGGATCAACACCCGAACGTAATCATCTTCTGGAGATTTTTAGCCACTGCGGTTTCCTTATTGCCCGTGGTTCTTTGGAGAAAGGAATCCTTTCGTTTACCTAGTTATAAAACTTTTATTCAAGTAGGCATCGGTGGGATTCTTTATACGATCTACAACCAGTTCTTTTTCTTGGGTTTGAACAACGGACTCGCCGGCGCAGGTGGGGTTCTTGTTACGACGATGAATCCGATTTTTACTTACGTGCTTGTTCATTCGTTTCAGAGAAAATTACCGGCGGGAAGAGAAGCGATCGGTTTGATTCTTGGTTTGGTAGGCGGTTGTATTCTACTTCAGATTTGGAATTTGAATTGGAATTCCTTGTTTCAATCCGGAAATATTTTCTTTCTTCTCTGCGCTTTTAGCTGGGCCTTTTTGAGTATGAACAGTCACAGCACGGGTCAGAGCATTTCTCCGCTTGTTTATAGCTTTTATGTTTTTTCGATCGGAACGGTTCTCGACTTTTTTCTCGCGATTCCATACGACGTTATGAATGCTCTGAACGCGGGCAGCGGTTTCTGGCTTCAAGTGATGTATCTGGCAGTGATCTCGACGACGTTTGGAACCACCGTTTATTTTTTCGCTTCTTCTAAATTGGGTTCAAGGGTTGCGAGTTCGTTTATCTTTCTTGTTCCGGTTACCGCACTTTTTGGGAGTTGGGTTTTTCTGGGCGAGGTTCCGAGTTTTACGACGATGATCGGAGGATTTTTCGCGGTCCTTGCGGTTTTTCTTTTGAACCGTAATAAACCGGAAGAGAAAACGGCGGAGACTTGAGACGTTCTCCGTGAGATCCGGAGTAAAAAAGAAAATCGATTCTTTTCACTTTCGGATTCATTGCTTTTGAAAAAGTGAAATCGTTGTACTTCAGAAAATCCCGATTCTTAAAAATTGGAATGGCTTACGCTTGTGATTTCTAAAGTTAGGTCTTTGAATTGTTTTCGGAAAACTCGAATATTTATCTTATATTATTCGGGATAAGAATTTAGAATCGTCCCCGTTGAATACGGTTTAGATAAACATAAATTAGGAAAACTTAATTTATCAAGAGATAGAATGAAAAACGGACTGCGGGTTTAACCCCAGCGGCTTTGGTAGTAGTGATTTCCAGAAGGTGCAATTTCGAAACCTTCCGGGTGCTCGACGACAAGACTGGATTCTTTTAAATCTTCCAGATGAGGTCTCAGTTGGTATGCAGATTTGGCAGTATTGATTTCCAAATCTCCCATCGTGATCATTCTTCCGGATTGAGAAGCATGATAGATATCTTGGAAGATCTGTGTGGAAAGCGGATTCATAACAAAACGAGCCATCCGTATCTTTCGAGCGTTATTCGGTTTGTGTCAAAGCGTTTTTAGTTTTCCTTGCAGAAACTCGAATATTTTTTCAATGAATCTTCCGCTTGAATTGCGGAATCCGTATCCCCCAACAAACGATAGATTTCTATCACGGATTGAATGCTGATTGCGGCCTGACAAGTTTGTCCGATTCTAAACTCCACGATCGATTTCAGATACAATGTCAGCGCGTAATCCCCGCTTTCTTTTTCTCCCAATCGCTCTTGAATCGTTAGAGATTGATCGTAAAATCGAATCGCGGTTTTGTAATCGCGAAACTTCTGTCTGATTGCGCCTAACGTTCTCCATTTGATTGCCAGTTGTTTTAAGTTTTCCGGCGAATATCGATTCCATTCTTTTTCTAATTTAAGAATTTCCGGTTTTGCAAATTGATCCTCGGAAGGAAATGCGGTTTCACTTTTTTCTTCCGATAAAAACGGAATCTTAGATGCAGACTTCGTTTCTTTTGCGGTGGAATTCTCAGTTTTCTGTTTTTGTGTTTTGGATTCTTCCAATGAATCTTCAAAATAAACGACTCGATTTTCAAACTCATTGGAGAACAGAGGTTCTTCCAGAAAAGCGAGCAGAAAAATTATAAAGGAAATCCTTTCTATTTTCGGTTTCATCTTAATTATTAGAATGCGGATCTGAGGAGAATTTCAAGAACTCGGTTTCATTTCTACGTTAGTGATTGCAAAGTGATGTTAAGAATGTATTAGAATTCGATCTTTTCCTTCCGATCCGTTTTGTTTTATGCGAAGTCGATATTCTCCCTCAATTTCCGTTTTTGTTTTTTTATATAATCCGTCTATTTTCTAAGAAAAAGAATGGAAAAGGAATCTTCCCTAGTGGATAATCGTGACCCTATGCGCAAAAAAAACCACATGCCTGAAACAAGAAATCCGACCGAGTTGGAAGAATTTCTTTCCAAAGAAATGGAAAACCCTGCGTTCGACGAATGGCTTACCGAGCTCGCCGATAAGGCGATCGAAAACGATAAGTTCGTATGGAGTTTTTTATATCAGGTAATGAGGGATGCGGATTCCGGAAGACTTTCTTGGGGATATCACAAAAGACTTCTTTCGGGAGTCGTTCAGATTCTTTCCAGAGTCGGAGATAGCCGCGCGTATCGTGCCATCATCAATTATGTAAAATCCTTGGATCGCCAGATTCCGATCGGCGCCTTGGAACTGATCACCGATTTGCTTCCTTCCTTTGCCGAAGTGGACGCGGACGAAATTATAAAAATCGCTTCTCTTTCCGATCCTCTCAAATCCGCGTTTGGAATTCTCGCTCTCTTTCAATTGATCGTTCAGGACAAACTTCCTGCGGATCGTGTGGAAGAAGCGAAGGCCTTTCTCAAAGGTTATAAGAATTACGCTTATTATTTAGAATCCGTCGTCGAACAAGCCCTCGATCATCTGGAAACAGACGATTCTAATATTCTTACATTCTTTGAAGGAATCGCAGTTTAACGGTCGAATACGATTCTATCTTTTCTATAAGTTTGAAAAGATATTATAAGAATTGAGTATTTCTTTGCTCGACGATTTGGTTTTGCTCTTAGAATCCCTTCGTACGTATTAAAAAGAATTCGACCTTTTTTCGAGTCCTCTTTATTCTTTGCAGAATCATCAAAGAATATTAGGAGATTAGAATGAATATCGTATTTAAAGGGATTCAATTTTTAAACCGGTTTTCGATCTTGTATCGAATCGGCGGGGTGGGCTTGAGCGCTTTTATCATTTTTGGAATCGCAGTTCCGGATATGAAATTTCATTCCGCAAAAAAGAATAAGACCGAATTTACGTTTGTTGAATTCGTTTCCACGCCTGCGGATCAAATTCCAAGATATATCAAGATCAAAGACGGAGTCGTTCCCGCAAACAACTACGTGA
This is a stretch of genomic DNA from Leptospira tipperaryensis. It encodes these proteins:
- a CDS encoding DMT family transporter, producing MQSKTSTKFYFLLVISMVSWGFAWPSAKLIVADQHPNVIIFWRFLATAVSLLPVVLWRKESFRLPSYKTFIQVGIGGILYTIYNQFFFLGLNNGLAGAGGVLVTTMNPIFTYVLVHSFQRKLPAGREAIGLILGLVGGCILLQIWNLNWNSLFQSGNIFFLLCAFSWAFLSMNSHSTGQSISPLVYSFYVFSIGTVLDFFLAIPYDVMNALNAGSGFWLQVMYLAVISTTFGTTVYFFASSKLGSRVASSFIFLVPVTALFGSWVFLGEVPSFTTMIGGFFAVLAVFLLNRNKPEEKTAET
- the lpxD gene encoding UDP-3-O-(3-hydroxymyristoyl)glucosamine N-acyltransferase, translating into MKAKDLAKTLGLELKGNGEQEVIGIGDIENHSHVQADKIYYFEAKKYLSSNPKAKQVQIALTIPSLASEFPSALIVPEGQARLKFIELLSLFERKPERTPFISTKASIHPSAKIGKNVTILDFVVIQENAEIGDDCQIFPNVVIESGVKIGEGTILKSGVIVSYNCILGKHNLIHANTVIGADGFGFFDKGGVRYKVPQIGISVIGDYVEMGACCTVDRATIETTSVGNHTKFDDHVHIAHNCRVGNYVFIAGGTVLAGSVTLEDGVIMGGQAAVAEGITMKKGSILMGMSGLTEDSTEKVAYFGIPAKPALEMHRIHSSMAKLPELVREHRSRNKS
- a CDS encoding tetratricopeptide repeat protein is translated as MKPKIERISFIIFLLAFLEEPLFSNEFENRVVYFEDSLEESKTQKQKTENSTAKETKSASKIPFLSEEKSETAFPSEDQFAKPEILKLEKEWNRYSPENLKQLAIKWRTLGAIRQKFRDYKTAIRFYDQSLTIQERLGEKESGDYALTLYLKSIVEFRIGQTCQAAISIQSVIEIYRLLGDTDSAIQAEDSLKKYSSFCKEN